ACAGCATCCGGAGAAGAAGCACCATCGAAACGGCGTGAAGCGTTTATAGAACTTCTGCAGATGGCAGGTAACCCCAACAGAAAAACCTTGATCAGAAGACTGTTGGAAAAGAAAAAGGATGAGATAGACAGAATGCTTAACGAGTTTAATCCAGAACTCCCTCCAGACTCATTACTCCGTTTTGACAGAGTGGGAAGAACAAAGAAAAGGTTATCAGTCCTAGGGATGGCTGTCTCTTTCCTGAGCGGTTTTGTGGTTCCGGGGAGCCTGCTGAAAATGGCTGCCGGCGGTGTGACCGTTCAACTGTTTAATATATACGTGCGTCTTGATGAAAGATACGAAACGTTAATACTGCCTAGATACATAAGAAAGATGATAAAGAAGAATGTGAAAAACACCTTTGAAGAGGTGATCGGATACCTGAATACCCCTGCCGGTCTGTTCGACTACTTGGACGAAGAGAAATTGAAAAGCGGGTTGGAAAAAGAGGGTTTGGGACAGAAAGACGTGTGTGAAGAAACGGCGACGGAAACGACGGACGAAGTGAGAGGAAACGGCAAAAACGGACTTTAAACATCTATCTCTATTTCGGAGACCTCTAGATCCCTATCGAACTCGCCGACCTCAGCCACCAACCTGTCCACCGTCTCAGGTTTCGCTCTGAGGACGGGATGTTTGGGCACCATATACGTGCAACATTCAAAATAAGGCTGCAGAGACAGGTCATACGTACCGATGGATTTAGCATAACCGATTATCTCCTCTTTATCGTAGGCCAATAAAGGACGGAACACAAGTATGTCCAAACCGTGCGTGATCGCGTACATGTTCTCCATCGTCTGCGATGCCACCTGCCCCAGACTTTCACCTGTGGTAATGGAACGTATTCCCAACTCATCGGCAACCTTCTTAGCGATGATAAACATAAGCCTCCTGTACACGACCATACGATACTTCTCCTTTTCCCTGCTCTTGGTGAGTTCGACTATCCTTTTCTGAACCGGTAAGAAATTTACACCGATGAGTTTTGTCGGATGATACTCTGACAACTTACGCGTTATATTGATTATCTTGTCTTCGATAATGGGTGTCCTGTAAAAATGAAGAAGGGTTACTTCGCAACCGCGTTTCATCATCATCCATGCCGCCACAGGCGAATCTATACCTCCGGACATCAGACACAACGTTCTTCCGGACACGCCCACCGGTAACCCGCCCAAACCATGGGACTTCTCGGTATAAACGTAAGTGCCATGTTTCGTAACCGTTACAAAAATCGTAACATCTGGAGTTTCCATATCTATCTGATGACCGTTCTCAGCAAGGTATCGACCAAGGGTTGCGTTCAGTTCTGGTGATGTGTAAGGCACATTTTTAAAAGACCGTTTTGTCACGATACGAAAGGTCGTTCCCAAAGGTGCGCGCGAAGCCACGTCAAGCACCGCTTTTTTTATGTCGTCGAGCTTGTGGGTTGTTTCCTTGACGAACATGAAATTCGATATACCGAAGGTTTTGCTGAGAACGCGCGTAACGTCCTCCCTTGAAGCATCCGAAACGAGAAAAAGATGGTCCCACCGCCGAACCAACCTGTACTCTGATATGCCTGACCTATCGAGTTTCATCTTAATATTATCGATGAGCCGACGGATGAACAGATCCCTGTTCTTCCCCTTCAACCAGATCTCGTTAAACCTTATGACACAGGATTCCATGGAGTTCCCCGAAAAGGATTCGAAAAAAATAAAAAAAGAAATTACATCATACCGCCTGCACCGGACATACCGCCCTCGCCGTATTCGTTGCCGCCTTCTTTACGTGTCCCTTTTGCGCTGATGATATCGTCGATCCTGAGTATCATGTTAGCCGCTTCAGTAGCACTGGCTATCGCCTGTTTCTTGACACGTGTCGGCTCGATTACGCCTATCTCCTTCATGTCACCGACCTTACCGCCGAACACATCGATACCGAAGGTTTTACCATCCTTCTCCTTGTGTTTGCTGCGCAGGTTTACCAACGCGTCGATCGCATCCATACCGGTACTTTCGGCAAGCGTTCTGGGTACGATTTCTAATGCATCGGCAAAGGCCTGGATGGCCAACTGTTCCCTACCGCCGACTTCTACCGCATAATCTCTCAGTTTCTGTGCAAGTTCCACTTCGGTAGCACCACCGCCGTACACGTACGAACCGTCTTCGATAGCGCTTGCAACGGCACCGATGGCATCGACAAGCGCCCGTTCAACCTCGTTCACTACATGCTCTGTTCCGGCACGGGCAAATATCGTGACCGCCTTCGCATCCTTACATTCCTCTATGAATATCATCTCTTCGCCCGCTACCTTTCTCTCCTCCACAAGCCCTGCTTCGCCGAGGTCCTCTGGGCTCAGACCGTCGAGTGTTGAAACGATACGTCCGTGCGTCGCACGCGAGAGTTTCTCCATATCGGACTTCTTAACCCTGCGCACCGCCATGATACCTTCCTTAGCCAGGAAATGCTGGGCAAGGTCATCGATTCCTTTCTGACAGAACACCACATTCGCACCGCTCTTCTTGATCTTATCGACCATCTCTTTTATCATCTTCTCCTCCTGTTGTAAGAAGGCATCCATCTGCTCAGGTGATGTGATGTTTATCCGTGCATCCATCTCAGTCTTCTCAATCTCCAAAGGACAATCTAACAGCGCTATCTTTGCATTCTTTACACTCTTAGGCATACCCGAATGGACCACCTCTTTATCTATGACCACACCCTTGATCAGCATTGTTTGTTTAACGCTTTCGCCGGGTTTCTTCTCGATCTTTATCAGGTCGGTATCGATGACGTATTTACCGTCCCTTTTCTCGGCAATCATTCTAACAGCGTCGACGATCAGTGAAGCGATGTACTCCTTGGAATCGCCGAGTCCCAACCCTTTAGAACTCATGGAGATCGCCGCGATCTTCTTCAGCGTTTCCACATCATCCAAACTCACCGGGTTGGCAAGCTCATCTAACAACTGATCACATTTTGTTGCAGCCATCCTGTACCCTTTCGTTATAGTACTGGGATGGATGTTCTGATCGAGGAGTTCCCCCGCATTCTTGAGCAGGTACCCTGCTACCAACACCGACGTGGTCGTCCCGTCACCCACCTCCTCATCCTGAGTTTTAGCGATCTCAACCATAATCTTTGCCGCAGGATGTTCTACGTTCATCTCCTCCAGTATGGTTGCACCGTCGTTCGTAATCACTATGTCACCGAGTTCGCTGACTAGCATCTTATCCATACCTTTAGGCCCGAGACTGGTACGTATGGCGTTTGCAACAGCGTACCCTATCATGATGTTCGTCCGTTGCGCATCCCGCCCGATGATCCGGGTTGCTCCCTCAGGTAATACAAGAACCTGTTGACCTTCCAACCTTGCCATGTTACCACCTCCCAACAAATTCGATCATGACACAAGATAACGACTAAATAGTATAAGATTTACTAGATATAATAATTGACCGGGTAAAATTTAAAAATCATGTGGAGGAGTGAATTCAATAAATTGAAGAGGGTTAAACCCTCACTCATACCCTTCTAAAAACGAAGAAGACGGTTGAGCCAATACCTTTCTATCAACGATGATGTAATCACCGATGGACATTACCGCGCTGTATGGAACGAGAACCAACCCCTCCTCTTTCTGTAACTGTCTGACGGTTACACTGTCAGGGTTGGGTTCGAGCAGCAGGTTTTCAAGTTTACCAGTAGTTTCTTGAATATAAACATCAACGAGTTTGCCCAACTCTTCACCTTCGTTAGATACGACCTTCTTGCCAGCGAGTTGCTTTGCGATTACGAGCTTAACCGGTTTGGCCATCATTATCACCTCAAATAGTTCTAACGTAATTATATTTAAATACCTTTCGTTTGATCCCGTTCTTATAGTGTTTGTGGACGAATCACGTCTGCCCGGCTGTTTACTAACTTTTTTAAATGTCTGGTTGAAATATTTTCACATGCTGTTGGTAACAGGAATGACTGGGAGACTCGGCAGAGCGCTGTATCCGATGTTGAAAAGGAGGAAACTGAGGGTCATCGTACGTGATGCCACCGAATCGGTAATGTTCGACAGAAACGTCGATGTTAGGGTTGCTGATATAACCGATGAAGACGCCCTTATCAAAGCATGCGAAGGTGTGGAAACAGTCCTTCACATGGCATCGGTGGTCGACTATTCCGCGCCTCGTTCTCTGATGTATCACGTGAACGTAAACGGCACTAGGTATCTTCGAGATGCATGCCTATCGAACAACGTGAAGAATTTCATATACATAAGTTCCACCGCTGTCTACGGTAAACACGTATTCGGAAGAAGAATGACTAAACCTATAAAAGAAACCGCTAAATGTCAACCCACCGATTATTACGGGATGACTAAGATGTATGCAGAACGGTTGCTGACAGACGTTTCTGACGAACTGAACACGGTGATACTACGACCATCGATGATCTACGGTCCTGAATTCAAAGAAGGTTACGAGTATGTGGTCGGAAGGATAAAACAGGGAAAGATGCCGATAATAGGCAGGGGGAACAACCGCATTCCGATCGTGCATTCAAAGGATGTTGCAACAGCGATTGTGAAAGTCATCAGGACGGTCGGAAAGAAAGACGTCAGTGGAGTGTACAACCTTTCGGTTGAGACTCCGCTGACTCAGGAACAGTTGTACCGTATCGTTGCAAACACGTTGGGTGTGGAACCGCCGAAAAAACATATCCCCTTATGGAAGGCAAGGTTAATGCTCAGGATCGGCTCTCTGTTTAAAGGGTATGATTATGAAAGGATGAGGAACTATATAGATAAACTCTCATCCGACAGGGTGTACGATATAACCAGGATGAAGAGGGTGTTCGGTTACAGACCGAAAATCGATTACAATGTAGGGATACGCGAGGTTGTAAAACTGTTGGACAAACAGGACCGTGCACTGTGAGGTGATAGAATGAAAGTTAAAGAGTATATAGTTAATGAACTGGAAAATAAGGGGGCGTTGTTCTTTGCGGTGATCGACCCGATAGATTACGCATCGCCGGACGACGCCGTCAACGCAGGAAAGACCGCCTATGAAAACGGTGCTGACGCAGTTCTGATAGGAGGGAGTATAGGAGTCCAAGGGATGCTGCTGGAACACGTTTCGCAGAGAATAAAAGAGGAGATAGACATTCCGTTGATACTGTTCCCCGGGAATCTTGCCACGCTAACCCCGAATGCAGATGCCGTCTATTTCATGACCTTGTTGAACAGCAGAAATCCCTATTGGATATCCCAGGTTCAGACGTTGGCCGCACCGGTAATAAAGATGATGAAGATAGAGACGTTACCGGTAGGTTACATCGTCGTCGAACCGGGAGGGTCGGTCGGATGGGTAGGCGACGCCAATCTCGTCCCGAGGAATAAACCTAAGATCGCGGCCGCGCTTGCAACAGCGGCTGAACTGATGGGTAACCAATACGTACTGACGGATGCTGGGTCCAACCCCGTTAATGGGCATATCCCTCTGGAAATGGTCGGAATGGTCTCCAGGGCTATAAGCGTACCCTATATCGTTGCCGGAGGGATCAGAACTCCGGAAGACGCTGAAAACATTGTTAAATCCGGGGCGGACATCATCCAGGTTGGTACGATGTTCGAATCTGAATCGAGCAGACAACGAATCAGCGATATGATAAAAACGGTTCACAAGACCGGCAAATCACGGATATAATCATTTATAAATGTTTATGAAGATGTGTAGGATGGGTGGCTCAGATGAA
This is a stretch of genomic DNA from Candidatus Micrarchaeota archaeon. It encodes these proteins:
- a CDS encoding NAD-dependent epimerase/dehydratase family protein, giving the protein MLLVTGMTGRLGRALYPMLKRRKLRVIVRDATESVMFDRNVDVRVADITDEDALIKACEGVETVLHMASVVDYSAPRSLMYHVNVNGTRYLRDACLSNNVKNFIYISSTAVYGKHVFGRRMTKPIKETAKCQPTDYYGMTKMYAERLLTDVSDELNTVILRPSMIYGPEFKEGYEYVVGRIKQGKMPIIGRGNNRIPIVHSKDVATAIVKVIRTVGKKDVSGVYNLSVETPLTQEQLYRIVANTLGVEPPKKHIPLWKARLMLRIGSLFKGYDYERMRNYIDKLSSDRVYDITRMKRVFGYRPKIDYNVGIREVVKLLDKQDRAL
- a CDS encoding geranylgeranylglyceryl/heptaprenylglyceryl phosphate synthase, with product MKVKEYIVNELENKGALFFAVIDPIDYASPDDAVNAGKTAYENGADAVLIGGSIGVQGMLLEHVSQRIKEEIDIPLILFPGNLATLTPNADAVYFMTLLNSRNPYWISQVQTLAAPVIKMMKIETLPVGYIVVEPGGSVGWVGDANLVPRNKPKIAAALATAAELMGNQYVLTDAGSNPVNGHIPLEMVGMVSRAISVPYIVAGGIRTPEDAENIVKSGADIIQVGTMFESESSRQRISDMIKTVHKTGKSRI
- a CDS encoding TCP-1/cpn60 chaperonin family protein codes for the protein MARLEGQQVLVLPEGATRIIGRDAQRTNIMIGYAVANAIRTSLGPKGMDKMLVSELGDIVITNDGATILEEMNVEHPAAKIMVEIAKTQDEEVGDGTTTSVLVAGYLLKNAGELLDQNIHPSTITKGYRMAATKCDQLLDELANPVSLDDVETLKKIAAISMSSKGLGLGDSKEYIASLIVDAVRMIAEKRDGKYVIDTDLIKIEKKPGESVKQTMLIKGVVIDKEVVHSGMPKSVKNAKIALLDCPLEIEKTEMDARINITSPEQMDAFLQQEEKMIKEMVDKIKKSGANVVFCQKGIDDLAQHFLAKEGIMAVRRVKKSDMEKLSRATHGRIVSTLDGLSPEDLGEAGLVEERKVAGEEMIFIEECKDAKAVTIFARAGTEHVVNEVERALVDAIGAVASAIEDGSYVYGGGATEVELAQKLRDYAVEVGGREQLAIQAFADALEIVPRTLAESTGMDAIDALVNLRSKHKEKDGKTFGIDVFGGKVGDMKEIGVIEPTRVKKQAIASATEAANMILRIDDIISAKGTRKEGGNEYGEGGMSGAGGMM
- the thiI gene encoding tRNA 4-thiouridine(8) synthase ThiI, whose amino-acid sequence is MESCVIRFNEIWLKGKNRDLFIRRLIDNIKMKLDRSGISEYRLVRRWDHLFLVSDASREDVTRVLSKTFGISNFMFVKETTHKLDDIKKAVLDVASRAPLGTTFRIVTKRSFKNVPYTSPELNATLGRYLAENGHQIDMETPDVTIFVTVTKHGTYVYTEKSHGLGGLPVGVSGRTLCLMSGGIDSPVAAWMMMKRGCEVTLLHFYRTPIIEDKIINITRKLSEYHPTKLIGVNFLPVQKRIVELTKSREKEKYRMVVYRRLMFIIAKKVADELGIRSITTGESLGQVASQTMENMYAITHGLDILVFRPLLAYDKEEIIGYAKSIGTYDLSLQPYFECCTYMVPKHPVLRAKPETVDRLVAEVGEFDRDLEVSEIEIDV
- a CDS encoding PRC-barrel domain-containing protein is translated as MAKPVKLVIAKQLAGKKVVSNEGEELGKLVDVYIQETTGKLENLLLEPNPDSVTVRQLQKEEGLVLVPYSAVMSIGDYIIVDRKVLAQPSSSFLEGYE